In Canis lupus dingo isolate Sandy chromosome 1, ASM325472v2, whole genome shotgun sequence, a single genomic region encodes these proteins:
- the TXNL1 gene encoding thioredoxin-like protein 1 isoform X3, with protein sequence MLLKRCGPCLRIAPAFSSMSNKYPQAVFLEVDVHQCQGTAATNNISATPTFLFFRNKVRIDQYQGADAVGLEEKIKQHLENDPGSNEDTDIPKGYMDLMPFINKAGCECLNESDEHGFDNCLRKDMTFLESDCDEQLLITVAFNQPVKLYSMKFQGPDNGQGPKYVKIFINLPRSMDFEEAERSEPTQALELTEDDIKEDGIVPLRYVKFQNVNSVTIFVQSNQGEEETTRISYFTFIGTPVQATNMNDFKRRVHIGKLRVINL encoded by the exons GTGTGGACCATGTTTAAGGATTGCCCCAGCATTCAGTTCTATGAGTAATAAGTATCCACAGGCAGTTTTCTTGGAAGTAGATGTACATCAGTGTCAG GGAACAGCTGCCACCAACAATATATCAGCAACacctacatttctgttttttcgAAACAAAGTGAGAATTGATCAATATCAAGGAGCAGATGCTGttggattagaagaaaaaatcaaGCAGCACTTAGAAAATGACCCTGGAAGCAATGAGGACACAGATATTCCCAAAGGCTAT ATGGatttaatgccttttattaaCAAAGCTGGCTGTGAATGCCTTAATGAAAGTGATGAGCATGGATTTGACAACTGTTTACGAAAAGATATGACCTTCTTGGAATCTGATTGTGATGAACAG ctACTTATTACTGTGGCATTTAATCAGCCTGTTAAGCTTTATTCAATGAAATTTCAAGGGCCTGATAATG GTCAGGGtcctaaatatgtaaaaatttttatcaaTCTGCCCCGATCTATGGATTTTGAAGAAGCGGAAAGAAGTGAACCAACTCAAGCTCTGGAACTAACAGAGGATGATATTAAAGAAGATGGCATTGTCCCACTTCGTTATGTTAAGTTTCAGAATGTTAACAGTGTAACT ATATTTGTTCAGTCCAATCAAGGTGAAGAAGAAACAACaagaatttcatattttacttttattggtACTCCAGTCCAGGCAACCAATATGAATGACTTCAAACGA aGAGTACACATTGGAAAGTTGAGAGTTATCAACCTGTGA